The genomic region aatatttttagcaTTACTTTTAAAATTTGAATCTATGGAtgcattttacatagatttttaaaaatataggtatgctagtaggTATCTTATAgcttaaatttttttcaaaaattatgttAATTTGTTTTAGTGTTTATCATTTTTATATTTCAAttctttaataaattttattaacaCATTCATACCATTATACACTCTAACTCTTTTTGTCACTATAATTACACCACTTGACATAATTAATCATATAAAAAGAGTAAAAGATTTaactttcaaatttatttatttattattgatgaaAAAGAAACCATTAACTTTTAGATTATGCACAAATCAAAGGTTCTCACTCCAACTTGAtatctttttatttcttttctccATTTTCCTTTATTGAAGCATTGAacaagataacatagaaaaatactGTCCATCCCTACAAATCTGACCTTTGTCCACACCATTCATTCTTTACCGAGTGGACAGACATAAAGATTGTGACTTACATTTTAGTGAGAAAGTTGTAAATAATTGAACGGTTAAAACTGGTAACCAAATGCCCTCAAACCAAGCCTATTCAAATAAAACAGACCCAAAAGGAGGGTATATCAGATTTTTGGGTAACTTGTAAAGCTCAGGAATTGACTTTCCTGCAGTTCAATCTGATCTGGGAGTCACTTGTATGCACTCCGACGCTGCCCATCTTGAGCATGGACCTCGTAAATGCTCTGAAAAAGGCATTCTCGTCCTTAGCAAAAGTCTTCACCATAGTTTTGGTCTTGTTCTCTGTAAACAGAGCCTGGTCGGAGCCGAACACTCCTTTGCCTTCCACTAATCGCTTAAAATATGCATTGTCGAAGCGAGTAGAGGTGGAATCCAGAAATGCGCCTGCGCTGCGGTTGGCAGTGGGGTTGGGGCACACGCTCAACAAGCTCTGCGCGAACTGAGGCTGCATGCTGGGATCCATGCTATGCGTTGCATCGAACTTGTGCAGTCTGCTCGAAAATGAAGAGCAGTGAGAAAACCCCAACGTGTGCCCGCCTGTTACACAGTTTTTCATCATAATACGTACCAACTTTCGTTAGCACTAAAGTTAGGTAACAATTGAATGTCGAAATGAGTTTTGGTAGGTAATTTACCGGACAATGCAACGAGATCGTGGAGGGAGAGTCCGCGAAGAATGAAGCTCTGTAAAAGTTGAGAAACGTTGAACGAGGGAGCTGGCAAATTCCTCGTCTCGTTTGCGCTCGATATCACGCCGTCCTTTCGTCCCTTTAGTACGTCCCAGTTTGGACCTCCAGCCTATCCAATCAATGCTAAACTATCAGTAATTGCTGGAATACCTATTTGAAATTGATACACCTAGCGAAAGGATTAAAACTTACGAGCACCACAACGTCCCTGGCGGCAATGGCGAGAATGTCAGCACATGAGACAGTTTGGGGACAGAGGGACTCGAGCCTGGCCTTGGCATCATCGATTACGTAAAACGCACGGAGTGAGACGTTGGGTGGTGCGTCTTTTTCTGCTGTATTGTTAGCGGTGGAGTCTAACAGTACTGATCCGTCGCACCCCTGCCCACCATTGCAAGTACAATTAGCAAATGGGTTGATAAAGAAGATGAGTAAGTTCAGTAAGAGATGCGTACCCGAATGAAGCAGTCGTGAAAGTGCATTCGGAGAATGCGAGCAGGGATTTTTGGGTCGAAGCTTGTAGCATTGCGTATGGTCTCTCTTATCACATTCTCCGCGTTAGGGCATGTCTGTTTGTAGTGGTCCTTGCTTAAGCTCAGTGCTGCCTCTCCCCTTTCCATTGCATTGTTGAATATGCAGATGCACAACAGCAAAGCCAATACCTTAATTTTCATAGCCATTCTtttgagtgtgagagagagagaactcGGTATCGTTGTGTGCATGTCTGTGGCTAAGTGTGCCACCTATATAGCACCCAAGTATGACGATACATTTATCGCGAAGTAAAGGTAACGTGAGAAGCCAAGTCAGGTAGGTGGAGCTAAGTAAAGGTTGCGTTTAGTTGTTTTGAGAGTAACAAGTCTGGTGGTAAAGACTTCTTCGAAGGCATTCACACCATGGAACGTTTGTttctacataaatatatatattttctcttCTTAGCTGCGCGATGGCGGTTGCAAT from Cryptomeria japonica chromosome 3, Sugi_1.0, whole genome shotgun sequence harbors:
- the LOC131036771 gene encoding peroxidase 66 — encoded protein: MAMKIKVLALLLCICIFNNAMERGEAALSLSKDHYKQTCPNAENVIRETIRNATSFDPKIPARILRMHFHDCFIRGCDGSVLLDSTANNTAEKDAPPNVSLRAFYVIDDAKARLESLCPQTVSCADILAIAARDVVVLAGGPNWDVLKGRKDGVISSANETRNLPAPSFNVSQLLQSFILRGLSLHDLVALSGGHTLGFSHCSSFSSRLHKFDATHSMDPSMQPQFAQSLLSVCPNPTANRSAGAFLDSTSTRFDNAYFKRLVEGKGVFGSDQALFTENKTKTMVKTFAKDENAFFRAFTRSMLKMGSVGVHTSDSQIRLNCRKVNS